The genomic interval aatgaaatgggcACTGAGGAATTACTCAACATACTCCTAATCATTTCTATAAGAGTACAATTccgcctttcagccacaccattctgctgagtcacctcttatgaactatagctcgggttcctacacccggtacgagtcacctcttatgaactatagctcgggttcctacacctggtgcgagtcacctctcataaactatagctcgggttcctacacccggtgcgagtcacctctcatgaactatagctccggttcctacacctggtgtgagtcacctctcatgaactatagctcggtttcctacacccggtgcaagtcacccttcgtgaactatagctcgggttcctacacccagtgcaagtaacccttcgtgaactatagctcaggttcctacacctggtgcaagtcaccccttgtgaactatagctcgggttcttacacccgatgcgagtcatcctccgtgaactatagctcgggttcctacacccggtgccagtcacccttcgtgaactatagctcgggttcctacacttggtgcaagtcacccatcgtgaactatagctcgggttcctacacccggtgcaagtcacccttcgtgaactatagctcgggttcctacacctggtgcaagtcacccttcgtgaactatagctcaggttcctacacccggtgcaagtcacccctcgtgaactatagctcgggttcctacacccgatgcgagtcatcctccgtgaactatagctcgggttcctacacccggtgcaagtcacccttcgtgaactatagctggggttcctacacccagtgcaagtcacccatcgtgaactatagcttgggttcctacacccggtgcaagtcacccttcgtgaactatagctcgggttcctacacccggtgcaagtcacccttcgtgaactatagctcgggttcctacacccggtgcaagtcactcgttgtgaactatagcttgggttcctacactcggtgcaagtcacccctcgtgaactatagttcgggttcctacacccggtgcaagtcacccttcgtgaactatagctcgggttcctatactcggtgcaagtcacccttcgtgaactatagctcgggttcctacacccggtgcaagtcacccctcgtgaactatagcttgggttcctacacctggtgcgagttaTCCTCATGTGCTTTCAAGCCTGGTGCAAGTCGGTTTGCACAGATCATCTTGGTCACTTTTGTTATATTTTGCCCGGTCCAAAATCAGTGTCTTTTGTCTTTGTAGGTTTGTTACTACaaataacataggagagttcctacttttactttgaaacaacgaaacctacaaagaggggcagctgtagacaccctatttttgccctaaccaaatggaataaggggtcctttctcattgtattattattattattattacattatttttattatcactattattattattattattattattattattattattattattattattattactaagatttctattgttgttattcacactatttttatttttatttttcactattattattgttaactatttttctatattgatataagtaatttattattattactattattttattattattattttcctatattgatataagtaatttattattattactatattattattattttcctatattgttataagtgacttattattatcactattatttatttattatatattattattattattattatttttatttgttatttttaccactatatttaccattattattattattattattattattattattattattattattattattattattaagatttctattgttgttatttacactatttttatttttatttttcactattattattgttaactatttttctatattgatataagtaatttattattattactattattttattattattattttcctatatcgatataagtaatttattattattactatattattattattttcctatattgttataagtgacttattattattactattatttatttatttattattattattattatttttatttgttatttttaccactatatttaccattattattattattattattattattattattattattattattattattattattattatatccttattaccataatagtaattatactcatatatattgtttccaaaagaaaaaatataataaaaatacaataaaccaaaaaggaaaagagagagttagggtttctaaatttttttatataatgaccCTTTTGGCTTCTCTCCAAGAGGAGCTGGGGGCGCaggaaaaatagaaagaaaatccTTACTGCGCACCCTAATTCTCTTTCCCCGGCTCCATCTCTTCCTCCTTGATTCTCCCCCTCTGCTCTCTATCTCTCACGCTGCCCCCTCCGTTCCCACAGATTTGCAGCATCAGCAGACTCCCACACCACCACAGGACCACCCAGCGCCTCCAGCAATCCTCACTGCCCTCCGCACGGCAACAGGCCAACAGCACCCAAAGCCAGCCTCTGGCTATCCCTGCAACAAGCCAGCACACTCAACAGTACAGGCATCGCCGCTGCCGTCACTCCATCTCCTCCGTCTCCGTACCAGCCCCGCCATGGCCATCGAGCACTCACGGATTAGTATCTCACGCTCACAGCAGTCATCGTTCATACCATATCTGCACCCACCGCTGCACACTCCAGACGAACCAGCGAGCATCTGCTCAGCCTCCACCCTCAGCATCTCGTTCTCTTCGGCCACCACGAACGAGAGCTCCAGCCACCGTCCTCTCCACTATCAGAACTGCCATACCAGTTGGAAGTTCCCGCAGCCGTGATTTCCTCCTGCTCCAGATCCTCCTTGCTGCACCGACCAACACCGGTGGCCTCCCTAGCAATCACCGCCGCCGCTGCAAGTTGCCACCGAGCAACAGCAATCCGAAGCTCTCCTCCACACCGGTAGGCCACACAGCCACCCGAGGACCCGAGCACTGCTGCAACACTCCGGCCACCGGCCAGTCCTCCTCGTCACTGTCGCCGTCACCGCCCGGAATCTCTAGATTTCTGACCACCCTCCAACAGCAACCCCCCTGTGAGTCTCCCTGCCCTCTGCATGCCggccacaacacacacacacacccaagtCCCCTACCCAGATTCCTGCACACAGTATGCACTGCAcacataaattatttatttatttactattattatagtaagttttttttttttttttttttttatgttgtaatgtTATTTATGTGTTTTAATGTTGCAATACTTTTAGTAATAGGtctgtatttatttatgttttgttgttaatatttgaaatgcaattattgtcttgaatatttgtttatggtttttgttgtgttgatattataatattttacgTGTCATGTATTTAGTtggtttgtatatttattcatgatttctttgttgattttgtaacatttaatatgtaatagtcattctatttgcttgtattatatttagggtttttatcattattgttgattttaatatgtaatatgttagtgttttagggtttgttttgttgtcattataatattcaatgtgtaatatattcatcttattggcttatatgtttatttacagttctttgtttttattgtagTATTTAATGAATAATATGTTCACCTTACTTGCTTGTATAATTATTTcgggtttttttatttattgatattgtgacatttaatgggtaatatatttatctcatttgattgtgtaattatttaggatttttattattattactgtattatttaatgtgtaatgtgattatttcatttacttgcGTAATTATTTAGGGTgtatattaattttggcaacaatgtcatattggtatatattattttcagcaataccttgtttcaataatttcattatttctttacctttgcattagtttccatgttttaattttaaatttggtttatttattttattaattatttccatatgggtgtaaaggtagttataggatattaggggtgtgtaccattaggaagattattattattaccttttatttagagtgtattattattattatcatgtgtgaaattattacgttaccattatgatattcagaatatgtatttattgttaatatgtgcatattgttactattaatattatttattattatcattatgggattactactattaatattaatattattattattattattattattattactattattagtaccattattattatttttactattgttatttattattattattattgttattcttatgttcattattataatgattattattatttttattttattttattttatttttgttattaaatatttttgattttttttccctatgattttaatgtgggggtatgagctttcgggcttcacgtaccttaagctctgagagaatatatgtatatatttattatttatttatttatttatttttcatatgtatttataaattcacaaaaaggagtaatttaaagacttattagattaacttagggataatttcaaattaattaggtaccgttcgtaagaacgggcgcgtagggggtgctcgtaccttccgctcacgtaaccgaactcccgagcctaactttggtaatgtagacctattttacccctaacggggtagtcatcacgtgttctaaccacactaaaggttagtggcgacttcgatattcccatttttcctgaaaacattaaaattgattttaatttcgccacccggggcacacgcgctcccgggacatcgcaacaccaaggtgaaactgaATCTGCTCATTCTAGTCagagaaatttgtcccattaAAGATTGGAACAGAAGAAGCCAACGAATGCAATGAAACAGGAACATACATTGCAATAACACAAAATGCTCAttacattaatgctttgagtttagaacatttcattagtaaattgcattcaatctttggatcaacttatgcaTTATACTAATCATTACACTTACTGGTAATTTTCATTCTCCCAggcataattgataacctttataaagtttgattggtctGTCACCTTTGGGCAGGCATCCCAATCTCACTATCATTCTTCAATTATCTTGATTAAAtcaatgattatttgaaagttggtgcacctttgggccagccataatattcaaataaccatTCTGTTATTATTCTTTGCCAGATTATATTTCAATTAacgtttacatttttttttttttagcaagatcactttggtgacaatATGCTAACCATAATAGAAACATTGATTGATTCCTTATTCAACAAAATTTATCCATAATTTACTGCAGATAATCAATTTCCCAATATAAGAATTTTATTAACTtgctttcatgtaaaattctCTAACTCGTGCATGCATAACATGTAAGTGTTCCATTACTAATCAAATTAcaataaaattatttgcatgaataTCATTCAGTAACCCTACTTTAATATCACTATACCGGGAAAACCATCAACGTTccacatgtaagaaaattttcaaaccaaCGAAAAATCCTATAAATCCatcaaatatcacatatattttcaGTTTGATTCCAGTAAACAATATACCCATAAATTTTACCCATAAAACCATAATAAGATGGAACAAAATAACCATAAGCAATCTATATATGAAGGAAGTTCATGATAATTccaacatggctctgataccatatgtaagaaaattttcataaatatgttGCAGTCAAGGATCTTTAATTATCacgaacttcacatcaataacTTTTatgcaggaaaataaataaatcataaactataaactttacataccggAATCGACCATATCAAACCTATCGAGAAGAACATCTGGAGAATCCAAAGACATCTTTTCTCccacttttcctctttctctttccttcatTCACCAGATTTATGAGATCTCCTGATaattagagaagtagaggcagagagaggacaatccctttcttcctatcttttctttgTGGCTAACATTACCATGTAGCTAACCCCTTAGAGCTTATGAGCTtaacttttcctttctcttcttttgcTCTCTTTTCCTACTCTTAGAGCTTAACTTGATGTATAGCATGCCCTTATAACTActccccataatagtagctaatatatatatatatatatatatatatatataaaatattatatacatatatctatatatatttatgtataggaatctcttcaaacttccaccattaattactcatattaaataagctaaccctttagttaacccatacaaccattaattcatattcttatcatatgggacacataCCCTAGATGTGAGaccatatcattcatgtgggacatatcctttgggatataaatcctataGCCTGTGGACATCTGCCTTATCAGCCAACTCATTCCATTACCATTGGCAATAATGCAAGAACTATTTATATACAAAAATCAAGCATGCTACTGTTGTATTGTTCATACAACAATATTTTAGTGGATGAGATTTAAAACTTTtaagtatttaaaaattaaattttgaattttgagagtaGTAAGAAAGAATATTAGGAGGTGGATTATTTTTCATTCTATATTTTGTGTGTATTAATTTGAACCTCCAAtgaatagggaaaaaaaaaaagaaagaaaaaaaaatttacaaaaaaataaaataaaatctagaTTGTAAGTAAGAATTATGAGGCATCATTCAATGAcaatttaaaactataaaattCTTAACTAAATTCAGTGTAAAGACTTATTTATTTGCTAACTAGTCTTTTAATAGTGAAAGGTAGTATAGCGGCAACTTGGCAAAATTAAGTATTAAGTGTTAAATACTGAATTCAAATACGATTTTATGAATCAGTTTTGAATTGAACTTGAATCGGTCaccaaatttaaaatttgaattatctaaattgtttggcatctaatatttgaatatgtgttatttttcaattttaaccttCTTAACATTTAGTAGCATAGATATTTGATAATGAATTTAGTCTATTGCATGAATATAGAGATTATTGTTAGTGGATACTTTTTTATTGGTTTTTTTAGTGGAACTCTACCGACTTGCAATTTATGGTTTTAGATATTTTTAGGATAAGCTTAGTCCTTTTTAAACTCAAATCTCTATTTTAAAAGTGAAATTTTTGGACTTAATGTGTTTGGTAAATAACTTGTTCAAATTTTAAAGAGTTGATTTTTATCttttcaataaattattttagaaaataaaagttgactttttaaaaaaaaaaacctattccTACAAGTGTCCCTTATAATTTTATAGCGTAAAAAAATTATCACTCTCACCTTCTGTCCCTCTTGCCCTCATTTTTCTTTGCCTTTTCATAATCCCAAATTAAAACATACCTCCAATgaatagggaaaaaaaaagttcaaaaatgtGAAGAGAGGAGTCATTTGATTGTTGGGTAACATCTTTTCCTTTAATGAATTTAAATGGCAAATATTTTGAGACCTATATGAGTAAGAATTATGAGACATCATTCAATGACAACTTAAAACCATAAAATTCCTAACAAAATTCATTGTAAATACttatttatttgttaattaattagTCTTTTAATAGTAAAAATTAGTTAAAGAGGCTGTTTGGTAAAATTAAGTGTTTAGTGTTGAACACAAAATTCAAATATGATTATATAAATCAGTTTTAAattgaactttttttttaaaaaactagaaTAGAATATTAAAAACCAACGAGATCAAATTGTGCAACAACTTAAGATCAAACCATTActtaaaatatgatataaactATGAGATAAACATCAGTCTCATCAAAATCTCTGCTAAATGACTCGGttgagttcccaactgattaaaCAACAAACGAACTTTCATAAGTAAACAAAAAACACTTGATTAGAACTTGAACAAGCAGATGCTTCGACCTTAAAACCCTAGCTTCGTACGCCACCAGTGCCTGTGTTTCGCATTGTACCTAGTGGTGTTGTCAGTCCTCATACGGATCCAGTGAGGAATAGACCTGTTCTGCCTCATCTTCGTGGCCAACTTCTTCTTGATCCTGAAGGTCTTGTGTGACAGCATCTTCAATTCTTCACGATCGGAGAGGAAGTCGAACGGCCGAGGGAAATGCTAGCGACACCGTTCTAAACTGAACTTACCGATCACTAGATCTAAAATTTAAACTATCTTGATTGTTTTGTATCTAAAATCTGAATGTGTTGTTTTTCAATTTAACCTTCTTAACGCTCAGCATCAtagatatttgataaaattaataagAAATTACATCAGataaagtttttaatttaatataaattatattttcttatcatatatttaataaataaaaatataatttattattgtataaaaataaaattattattttaattttaatcacttGGATATTGA from Malania oleifera isolate guangnan ecotype guangnan chromosome 9, ASM2987363v1, whole genome shotgun sequence carries:
- the LOC131164995 gene encoding large ribosomal subunit protein eL39-like; this translates as MLSHKTFRIKKKLATKMRQNRSIPHWIRMRTDNTTRYNAKHRHWWRTKLGF